GTAtcagcccactgtgacagcccactgtgTAGCCCACTGTATCAGCCCACTGTGCCAGCCCACTGTACCAACACTGTGCCCAGCCCACTGTAcccagcccactgtgacagcccactgtgacagcccactgtaTCAGCCCACTGTGCCAGCCCACTGTGCCAGCCCACTATAtcagcccactgtgacagccacTGTGCCAGCCCACTGTAtcagcccactgtaccagcccttgaagtgtacctatatgatgaaaattacaggcctctctcatctttttaagtgggtgaacttgcacaattggtggctgactaaatgcttTCTCACCCCACAGTATTTCTTAATTCCGTTTGTTTTACTTTGAGAATTTTGTTTAGTCTTGTGAATTGAACTGCACTTTTTGAGATAGGAACAGAAACATTTCCATACCCCACAATAACATTGACTAAATATGTGACCTATACAGTTAAGTTGGATCAGAGCAGCTGTAACATCAGAGCAGCTGTAACATCAGAGCAGCAGGAACATCAGAGCAGCAGGAACATCAGCAGGAATATCAGAGCAGCTGGAACATCAGCAGGAACATCAGCAGGAATATCAGCAGGAACATCAGCAGGAATATCAGAGCAGCTGGAACATCAGAGCAGCTGGAACATCAGAGCAACTGGAACATCAGAGCAGCAGGAACATCAGAGCAGCAGGAACATCAGAGCAGCTGGAACATCAGAGCAGCAGGAACATCAGAGCAGCTGGAACATCAGCAGGAACATCAGAGCATCTAGAACATCAGCAGGAATATCAGAGCAGCTGGAACATCAGAGCAGCAGGAACATCAGAGCAGCAGGAATATCAGAGCAGCTGGATCATCGGCAGGAATATCAGAGCAGCTGGAACATCAGCAGGAATATCAGAGCAGCTGGAACATCAGCAGGAATATCAGAGCAGCTGGAACATCAGCAGAATATCAGAGCAGCTGGAACATCAGCAGGAATATCAGGCAGCTGGAACATCAGCAGAATATCAGAGCAGCTGGAACATCAGCAGGAATATCAGAGCAGCTGGAACATCAGCTGTAACATCAGGCAGCAGGAACATCAGGAGCAGCAGGAACATCAGGCAGCTGGAACATCAGAGCAACTGGAACATCAGGCAGCTGGAACATCAGAGCAGCTGGAACATCAGAGCAGCTGGAACATCAGGCAGCAGGAACATCAGAGCAGCAGGAACATCAGGACAGCAGGAACATCAGAGCAGCTGGAACATCAGAGCAGCAGGAACATCAGAGCAGCTGGAACATCGAGCAGCTGGAACATCAGCAGGAATATCAGAGCAGCAGGAACATCACAGCAGCAGGAACATCAGCTGGAACATCAGGCAGCAGGAATATCAGGCAGCAGGAACATCACAGCAGCAGGAACATCTGGCTGGAACATCAGAGCAGTAGGAACATCAGAGCAGCAGGAACATCAGAGCAGCTGGAACGTCACAGCAGCAGGAACATCAGAGCAGCAGGAACATCAGCAGGAATATTAGAGCAGCTGGAACATCACAGCAGGAACATCAGAGCAGCAGGAACATCAGCAGGAACATCAGAGCAGCAGGAACATCAGCAGGAACATCATGTCCTTTATAGATGCAGCTGCAGTAGTAGATAATTGTTCCCTTTCATAATATATGCATCCTAAAGGGCTCCCTTAGGAAACCtaacccttgacttttccacaatttgttatgtTATTACCTTATTTAAAAATGGTTCAATTCAATATTTTCCTCGtgaatctacacaataccccataatgacaaagcgaaaaagggattttagatttgtttttttaaatgtcttaaattcaaaacaaaataccttatttagataGTTTTCtgacctttgctatgagactctaaattgagctcaggtgcatcctgtttccattgattttcTGAGATCGTTCACTCCATTGAGTCCCACCTGTGGTAAAGTATATTGATTGGacacgatttggaaaggcacacacctgtttatttaAGGTCCCCAGGTGACAGTGCatgccaagccatgaggttgaaggaattgaccGTAGAgctcgagacaggattgtgtcaaggcacaaagATCTGGGAagaataccaaaacatttctgcagcattgaaggtccccaagaacacaatggcatccatcattctaaaatggaagaagtttggaaccaccaagactcttcctagagctggccttggttagggaggtgagtaagaaccagatggtcactctgacagcgctcgagttcctctgtggagatggagaaccttcctgaaggacagccatctctgcagcactccaccaataaggcctttatggtacagtggccagacaagtcattcctcaataaaaggcacatgacagcccacttggagtttgcttaAAGGTACcagctaaagactctcagacaatgagaaacaagattctctggtcacagtgaaactaagattgaactctttgccctgaatgtagcgtcacatctggaggaaacctggcaccatccctacggtgaagcatggcctTGCGGCATcatgttttcagcggcagggactggaagaatagtcaggattgaggcaaaaaGATGAGCAGACAAGTACAGAGAGGATCCTTGACAAAAACCCGCtctcagagcgctcaggacttcaaactggggcgaaggttcacctgccACCAGGACAATGACGACAAGCACAGAGCCAAAATAACGAAGGAGTGAAGCCGGGACGGAGTCTCTGAATGTGTTGGTGGCTAACTGAATCCGGACTTGAATCAGtcagacatctctggagagatctgaaacaGCTGTCTtgacaacgctccccatccaacctgacagagcttgggaagggatctgcagagaagaatgggagaaaactacccaaatacaggtgctcCAAACTTatggcgtcatacccaagatgactcgaggttgtaatcactgcaaggtgcttcaacagtactgagtaaagagacCTGAATAGTATGTACATTTTCTATttatgttttttacatttttaatacatttgcaaacatttctaaaacctgtttttgatgtgtcattatggggtgttgtgtgcaaatgtatgtgtaattttttaaataattattcttttaataaggctgtaacataacaacatgtgaagAGTCAATGTGTcgtaatactttctgaatgcactatagtgcactaccttggaCCCAGGGCCTAAAAtgaggaataaggtgccattttggacacaaacCACCCATTCTCGCTGCTATAGTCTGATGTCATCAATCTGTGGTGGCAACAGTGAGGAACCCTGGGTACTCTGCATGAGATATGACAAATAATAACACAGTGTTCTGATCTCATAGACCTATTCCCTCTATTAATATTGATCCAACCAAATAGCATCCATTCactactgttgaacagggcccatagggaatcgggtgccattgaacagggcccatagggaatcgggtgccattgaacagggcccatagagaaTGGGGTGTCATTAAACAGGGCCCATAGGTAATCGGTGCCGTGGAACAGGGCCCAGAGGGAATCGGGTGTCAttcaacagggcccatagggcatcGGGTGCCATttaacagggcccatagggaatcgggtgccattgaacagggcccatagggaatcgggtgccattcaACAGGGCCCATAGAGGATTGGGTGTCAttaaacagggcccatagggaatcggGTGTCAttaaacagggcccatagggaatcagTGCCGTTGAACAGGGCCCATAAGGAATCGGGTGTCAttaaacagggcccatagggaatcggGTGTCATTAAACAGGGCCCATatggaatcgggtgccatttaaCAGGGCCAATGGGAAATCGTGTGCCATTTAACAGGGCCCATAGAGAATCGGGTGTCAttaaacagggcccatagggaatcggTGCcgttgaacagggcccataggcaaTCGAGTGTCATTAAACAGGGCCCATAGGCAATCGGGTGTCATTAAACAGGGCCGATAGGGAATCGGGTGTCATTGAAAAGGGCTCATAGAGAATTGTGTGTCAttaaacagggcccatagggaatcgggtgccattgaacagggcccatagagaaTTGTGTGTCAttaaacagggcccatagggaatcgggtgccattgaacagggcccatagagaaTCGTGTGTCAttaaacagggcccatagggaatcgggtgccatttgggatgcaatcttTATTTCCTCTGACAGTTGtactgctgtattgtattgttccAATCAAAACTGCAGCACATAACCTACTGAACTGTAGCACCTAATGGCACCTAACGACAATGACAACTGAAGCACCTAATGGCAATGGCAACTGAAGCACCTAACGTACTGAACTGAAGAACCTAACGTACTGAACTGAAGAACCTAACGTACTGAACTGAAGAACCTAACGTACTG
The genomic region above belongs to Oncorhynchus nerka isolate Pitt River unplaced genomic scaffold, Oner_Uvic_2.0 unplaced_scaffold_4725, whole genome shotgun sequence and contains:
- the LOC135566487 gene encoding uncharacterized protein LOC135566487, with the translated sequence MTAMTAHCDSHCTSPLYQPTPLYQPTVTAHCDRSLYQPTVKAHCASPLCQPLNTSPLCQATDSPPCQATDSPPCQATDSPPCQTTDSPPCQATDSPPYQTTDSPPYQTTDSPPYQTTDSPPYQTTDSPPYQTTDSPPYQTTDSPPYRSTPTVTAHCASPLYHSLCQPTVPAHCAQPTVPAHCASHCISPLCQPLCQPTVSALCQPTVPAHCANPLCQPTVTAHCDQPVSAHCAQPTVPAHFKLDQSSCNIRAAVTSEQQEHQSSRNISRNIRAAGTSAGTSAGISAGTSAGISEQLEHQSSWNIRATGTSEQQEHQSSRNIRAAGTSEQQEHQSSWNISRNIRASRTSAGISEQLEHQSSRNIRAAGISEQLDHRQEYQSSWNISRNIRAAGTSAGISEQLEHQQNIRAAGTSAGISGSWNISRISEQLEHQQEYQSSWNISCNIRQQEHQEQQEHQAAGTSEQLEHQAAGTSEQLEHQSSWNIRQQEHQSSRNIRTAGTSEQLEHQSSRNIRAAGTSSSWNISRNIRAAGTSQQQEHQLEHQAAGISGSRNITAAGTSGWNIRAVGTSEQQEHQSSWNVTAAGTSEQQEHQQEY